A portion of the Cyanobium sp. PCC 7001 genome contains these proteins:
- a CDS encoding MBL fold metallo-hydrolase codes for MVPRLVLALAVAVAVSLFGQLPGRTAPPPEAPTPLLASPVQGGVSVIGGEGGNIGVLTGPDGTLLVDSKFARLATPVRGAVKALGGGDPAWLINTHFHFDHTDGNAGFARTGARIVAHTTVRRRLAEGSTIPAFSMVTPPAPPEALPVISFDTTLQLLLDGQTIELRHLPAAHTDGDVVVQFRQANVIHAGDVWFNGMYPFIDTLNGGTLAGAIAGVDQVLELADDDTRIIPGHGPVGSKADLQAYRTMLATAQQRLTALKQQGLAVEAVVAAAPLADLEERWGQGLFAADRWIQVIWEGI; via the coding sequence GTGGTTCCCCGTCTGGTGCTGGCGTTGGCGGTGGCCGTGGCGGTGAGCCTGTTCGGCCAGCTGCCGGGCAGGACAGCGCCGCCCCCGGAAGCCCCCACCCCGCTCCTGGCCTCACCCGTGCAGGGGGGAGTGTCGGTGATCGGCGGCGAGGGGGGCAACATCGGGGTGCTCACCGGTCCGGATGGCACCCTGCTGGTGGACAGCAAGTTCGCCCGCCTGGCCACACCCGTGCGTGGAGCGGTGAAGGCCCTGGGGGGCGGCGATCCGGCCTGGCTGATCAACACCCACTTCCACTTCGACCACACGGACGGCAACGCCGGCTTTGCCCGAACCGGAGCCCGGATCGTGGCCCACACCACTGTGCGGCGCCGGCTGGCGGAGGGCTCCACCATCCCGGCCTTCTCCATGGTGACGCCGCCGGCACCGCCCGAGGCGCTGCCCGTGATCAGCTTCGACACCACGCTCCAACTGCTGCTGGACGGCCAGACGATCGAGCTGCGCCACCTTCCTGCCGCCCACACCGACGGCGACGTGGTGGTGCAGTTCCGCCAGGCCAACGTGATCCACGCCGGTGACGTTTGGTTCAACGGCATGTACCCCTTCATCGACACCCTCAACGGCGGCACCCTGGCCGGTGCGATCGCCGGAGTGGATCAGGTGCTGGAGCTGGCGGACGATGACACCCGCATCATCCCGGGCCATGGTCCTGTGGGCAGCAAGGCCGATCTGCAGGCCTACCGCACCATGCTGGCCACGGCGCAGCAACGGCTCACGGCGCTGAAGCAGCAGGGTCTCGCTGTGGAGGCCGTGGTGGCGGCCGCTCCCCTGGCCGATCTGGAGGAGCGCTGGGGCCAGGGCCTGTTTGCGGCCGATCGCTGGATTCAGGTGATCTGGGAGGGGATCTAG
- a CDS encoding DUF1830 domain-containing protein: MDVQLRILAMLNCGYRNERSHLVILCCSVEEGVVLERVIFPFELLTFLAPPGAEVLIYGPSGDEPILLETVAASSLRLGLDTEDDHPLLPASMAAMLQDFRHRYSREPTAENRHRLTQLERRLRHGLSA, encoded by the coding sequence GTGGATGTCCAGCTGAGGATCCTGGCCATGCTCAACTGCGGCTACCGGAACGAGCGCTCCCACCTGGTGATCCTCTGCTGCAGCGTGGAGGAGGGGGTGGTGCTGGAACGAGTGATCTTTCCGTTCGAACTGCTCACCTTCCTGGCCCCGCCCGGCGCCGAGGTGCTGATCTACGGTCCTTCCGGCGATGAGCCGATCCTGCTCGAAACCGTGGCAGCCTCGAGCCTGAGGCTCGGGCTGGACACGGAGGATGACCATCCCCTGCTGCCCGCCAGCATGGCGGCCATGCTGCAGGACTTCCGCCATCGCTACAGCCGGGAGCCCACGGCGGAGAACCGCCATCGCCTCACCCAGCTGGAGCGGCGCCTGCGCCATGGCCTCTCGGCGTAG